One part of the Pelagicoccus sp. SDUM812003 genome encodes these proteins:
- a CDS encoding ribonucleoside triphosphate reductase: MKNTSTAPTSDSSLLRFHLSDRLRDRLQLALKESCTPFSATLYANIAQRLQRQERDGEILNEYQVAEEELAAMGMLSALKAFWSQTKDEGGSEASGESRDSLVSVKHSISEYIDKVDWRINANANVGYSHAGLINQSAGKLIANYWLDQVYTEEEGEAHRSADIHIHDLDSLSGYCAGWSLRVLLDEGFNGVAGRVSSRPANHFNEALGQMANFLGILQSEWAGAQAFSSFDTYLAPLLFKDQLDYKETKKAIRRFVYNLNVPARWGQSPFTNITLDFTPPQDLANQYPSRNYRHLFENVSDEKLEAMAQKRGVEKLTDLRYKHFQKEMEMIDIAYYEVMTEGDSCEQPFTFPIPTVNITEDFDWDSPAADALFENTAKVGNSYFQNFLGSLWMYDEEGNKVPNPDAYQPNAVRSMCCRLQLDLRELLKRGNGLFGSAEMTGSIGVVTINLARLGYRFRDDWDGLKEETLRLMKLAKGTLEKKRAFVQTLFDRGLFPYSKRYLSHFRNHFSTIGINGMNEMLQNFSDGRIDIATTEGERLAIELLDMIRETMKAFQEETGNLYNLEATPAEGTTYRFAKEDRKRFPGIIQSGDGENIYYTNSSQLPAGFTDDPFYALEKQDALQTKYTGGTVLHLYMDEKLESGQSCKRFVKSALTNFRLPYLTITPVFSVCDDHGYLKGEQECCPQCGKDTHVWTRVMGYHRPVSSFNRGKKGEHKERKHFSLAANPHLPLFE; the protein is encoded by the coding sequence ATGAAAAATACCTCCACCGCCCCCACATCGGATTCCTCCCTCCTGCGTTTTCACCTTTCCGATCGCCTGCGTGATCGTTTGCAGCTGGCTCTGAAGGAGAGTTGCACCCCGTTTTCCGCCACGCTCTATGCCAATATCGCTCAGCGTCTGCAGCGTCAGGAGCGGGATGGCGAAATCCTCAACGAATACCAGGTGGCCGAGGAAGAGCTGGCCGCCATGGGCATGCTCTCGGCGCTGAAGGCGTTTTGGAGTCAGACCAAGGACGAAGGCGGGAGCGAGGCCAGCGGCGAATCGCGTGACTCGCTGGTGAGCGTGAAGCACAGCATTTCCGAATACATCGACAAGGTGGACTGGCGCATCAACGCCAACGCCAACGTAGGCTACAGCCATGCCGGACTGATCAACCAATCCGCTGGCAAGCTCATCGCCAACTACTGGCTTGATCAGGTCTATACGGAGGAGGAGGGCGAGGCCCATCGCTCTGCCGACATCCATATTCACGACTTGGACAGTCTTTCGGGCTATTGCGCGGGCTGGAGCTTGCGGGTCCTGCTCGACGAAGGATTCAACGGCGTGGCCGGTCGAGTCTCAAGCCGACCCGCGAATCACTTCAATGAGGCCCTAGGGCAGATGGCGAACTTCCTGGGAATTCTGCAATCCGAGTGGGCCGGCGCCCAGGCCTTCAGCTCCTTCGACACCTATCTGGCCCCCTTGCTCTTCAAGGATCAGCTGGACTACAAGGAAACGAAGAAGGCCATTCGCCGTTTCGTTTACAATCTCAACGTACCCGCTCGATGGGGACAGAGCCCATTCACCAACATCACGCTGGATTTCACTCCGCCACAGGATTTGGCGAATCAGTATCCAAGCCGTAACTACCGTCATCTCTTTGAAAATGTGAGCGACGAGAAGCTGGAGGCCATGGCGCAAAAACGTGGCGTGGAGAAGCTGACCGACCTGCGCTACAAGCATTTCCAGAAGGAAATGGAGATGATCGACATCGCCTACTACGAGGTCATGACGGAAGGAGATAGCTGCGAGCAGCCCTTCACCTTTCCGATTCCCACCGTCAACATAACGGAGGACTTCGATTGGGATTCGCCGGCGGCGGACGCTTTGTTCGAGAACACCGCCAAGGTGGGGAACTCCTACTTCCAGAATTTCCTCGGCAGCTTGTGGATGTATGACGAAGAGGGAAACAAGGTACCCAATCCCGACGCCTACCAGCCCAACGCGGTGCGCAGCATGTGCTGCCGCTTGCAGCTGGATCTTCGTGAATTGCTGAAGCGCGGAAACGGGCTGTTCGGCTCGGCGGAGATGACGGGTTCCATCGGAGTGGTGACCATCAACCTGGCCCGTCTCGGCTACCGCTTTCGAGATGACTGGGATGGCCTGAAGGAGGAAACCTTGCGCCTGATGAAACTGGCGAAGGGAACCCTGGAAAAGAAGCGCGCTTTCGTGCAGACGCTTTTCGATCGAGGCCTTTTCCCTTATAGCAAGCGCTACCTTTCCCATTTTCGAAATCACTTCAGCACCATCGGCATCAACGGGATGAACGAGATGTTGCAGAATTTCTCCGATGGTCGTATCGACATTGCGACTACAGAAGGGGAGCGGCTCGCCATCGAGCTGCTGGATATGATTCGCGAGACCATGAAGGCGTTTCAGGAAGAGACGGGAAACCTCTACAACCTGGAAGCCACGCCAGCGGAGGGCACCACCTATCGTTTCGCCAAGGAGGATCGAAAGCGCTTCCCGGGCATCATCCAATCAGGAGATGGCGAAAACATCTACTACACCAATAGCAGTCAACTGCCAGCGGGCTTCACCGACGACCCGTTCTACGCACTGGAAAAACAGGATGCCTTGCAGACGAAATACACGGGCGGCACTGTGCTGCATCTCTACATGGACGAGAAGTTGGAAAGTGGTCAGTCCTGCAAGCGCTTCGTGAAAAGCGCCCTGACCAACTTCCGCCTTCCGTACCTGACCATCACCCCGGTCTTCTCGGTGTGCGATGATCATGGATACTTGAAGGGAGAGCAGGAGTGCTGTCCTCAATGCGGCAAGGATACGCATGTCTGGACGCGGGTCATGGGCTACCATCGTCCGGTTTCCAGCTTCAACCGTGGCAAAAAGGGCGAGCACAAGGAGCGCAAGCACTTTTCCTTGGCCGCGAACCCGCACCTGCCGCTGTTCGAGTAG
- a CDS encoding glycogen/starch/alpha-glucan phosphorylase — MTTAAKKKSNAKKSASKSTKISTDCMKQAILDHLKYTLAHNPKLATSRDWWTCVSLAVRDRIVDNMIATQKTHFEKNSRRIYYLSMEYLMGRMLVNNMYSAGIYDEVREAVEELGLEWEAVYNEELDMGLGNGGLGRLAACFLDSLATLDLPAIGYGIYYEFGLFKQAFSNGHQIEQPDSWKKYGTPWDIVRPEYTLSIKLYGHVETAFDDHGDPYPKWVSTRSIQGVPYDIPIAGYGTKTVNFLRLWSSRSSEEFDLEEFNRGDYVEAVREKAIGETISKVLYPNDKTENGKELRLVQQYFFVSCSLHDIIRRHFKNNDGWDSFADKVAIQLNDTHPAIAVPELMRILVDEERLGWNKAWEIVTKTFAYTNHTLLPEALEKWSVPLFEKVLPRHLQIIYEINRRLMDLVEQRWPGDNWMKRDLSLIEEGHPKMVRMAHMAVVGSHMVNGVAAIHSELLKTVLFPSFNALYPGKFTNKTNGITPRRWLLACNPALSSLIDSVKIPNDWPKKLDTLKGLEKYADDKKFQDAYMKVKYENKVELARVIKEECDVDVDPNALFDVQIKRLHEYKRQHLNLLHILTLYRRLLHDPDMDIAPRVFIFGAKAAPGYFLAKTIIKAINSVGEMINNDERIKGKLKVVFLPNYRVSLAAKIIPAADLSEQISTAGKEASGTGNMKLALNGALTIGTLDGANIEIGEEVGDDNIFIFGLTVDEVQSLDANGYDPMSYYHADEELKAVVDWVGSSYFTQDEPHVLEPLKHSLLGGGDPFKVLADYRSYIDCQEKVDAAFKDKRRWARMAILNTARVGKFSSDRTISEYAEEIWNVDPVEVE, encoded by the coding sequence ATGACAACTGCTGCTAAAAAGAAGTCCAACGCTAAGAAGTCGGCCTCGAAATCCACTAAGATTTCGACCGATTGCATGAAGCAGGCGATACTCGATCACCTGAAGTATACCTTGGCCCACAACCCGAAACTCGCCACCAGTCGCGACTGGTGGACTTGCGTCTCGCTCGCCGTGCGCGACCGCATCGTGGACAACATGATCGCCACGCAAAAGACGCATTTCGAGAAGAACTCGCGGCGCATCTACTACCTGTCCATGGAATACCTCATGGGACGAATGCTGGTGAACAACATGTACAGCGCCGGCATCTACGACGAAGTGCGCGAGGCGGTGGAGGAGCTGGGTCTGGAATGGGAAGCGGTCTACAACGAGGAGCTCGACATGGGACTGGGCAACGGAGGTCTCGGGCGATTGGCGGCTTGTTTCCTCGACTCCCTGGCCACGCTTGATCTGCCGGCCATCGGCTACGGCATCTACTACGAATTTGGCCTCTTCAAGCAGGCGTTTTCCAATGGTCACCAGATCGAGCAGCCTGACAGCTGGAAGAAGTACGGCACGCCGTGGGATATCGTGCGTCCTGAGTACACGTTGAGCATCAAGCTCTACGGTCACGTGGAGACCGCTTTCGACGATCATGGCGACCCGTATCCAAAATGGGTGAGCACGCGCAGCATCCAAGGCGTGCCCTACGATATACCGATCGCTGGATACGGCACCAAGACGGTCAACTTCCTGCGCCTGTGGTCCTCGCGCTCCTCCGAGGAATTCGATCTGGAGGAGTTCAATCGTGGAGACTACGTTGAAGCCGTTCGCGAGAAGGCGATTGGCGAAACGATCTCCAAGGTTCTGTATCCAAATGACAAGACGGAGAACGGCAAGGAGCTTCGCTTGGTGCAGCAGTACTTCTTCGTCTCCTGTTCCTTGCACGATATCATTCGTCGCCATTTCAAGAACAACGACGGTTGGGACAGCTTCGCGGACAAGGTCGCCATCCAGCTCAACGATACGCACCCGGCTATCGCGGTGCCGGAACTGATGCGCATTCTGGTGGACGAGGAAAGGCTCGGCTGGAACAAGGCCTGGGAGATCGTCACCAAAACCTTCGCGTACACCAACCACACCCTGCTTCCCGAAGCTCTCGAGAAGTGGAGCGTACCCCTCTTCGAGAAGGTGCTCCCGCGGCACTTGCAGATCATCTATGAGATCAATCGCCGCCTGATGGATCTGGTCGAGCAGCGCTGGCCGGGTGACAACTGGATGAAGCGCGATCTTTCGCTCATCGAGGAGGGCCACCCCAAGATGGTGCGCATGGCTCACATGGCGGTAGTCGGCAGCCATATGGTCAATGGCGTTGCGGCCATTCACTCCGAACTGCTAAAGACCGTGCTGTTCCCCAGCTTCAACGCCCTGTATCCAGGAAAGTTTACCAACAAGACCAACGGCATCACGCCGCGTCGCTGGCTGCTCGCGTGCAATCCGGCACTCTCCAGCCTGATTGATTCGGTAAAGATTCCAAACGACTGGCCTAAGAAACTGGATACGCTCAAAGGACTGGAAAAGTACGCTGACGACAAGAAATTCCAGGACGCGTATATGAAAGTCAAATACGAGAACAAGGTTGAGCTCGCGCGTGTCATCAAGGAGGAGTGCGACGTCGACGTCGACCCCAACGCCTTGTTCGACGTGCAGATCAAGAGATTGCACGAGTACAAGCGTCAGCACCTGAATCTGCTGCACATTCTCACTCTCTACCGCCGCTTGCTGCATGATCCCGACATGGATATCGCGCCCCGTGTTTTCATCTTCGGGGCCAAGGCGGCTCCCGGTTACTTCCTCGCCAAGACCATCATCAAAGCCATCAACTCGGTGGGCGAGATGATCAACAACGACGAGCGCATCAAGGGTAAGCTCAAGGTGGTCTTCCTGCCGAACTACCGCGTATCGCTCGCGGCCAAAATCATCCCGGCGGCCGATCTTTCCGAGCAGATCTCCACCGCTGGTAAGGAAGCTTCTGGCACCGGAAACATGAAGCTCGCTCTCAATGGAGCTCTCACGATCGGCACCTTGGACGGAGCGAACATCGAGATCGGGGAGGAAGTCGGCGACGACAACATCTTCATCTTCGGATTGACGGTGGATGAAGTGCAATCCCTCGACGCCAATGGATACGATCCCATGAGCTACTATCATGCGGACGAAGAGCTGAAGGCTGTGGTGGATTGGGTCGGTTCCAGCTACTTCACGCAGGACGAGCCGCATGTGCTGGAGCCGCTCAAGCATAGCTTGCTAGGCGGTGGCGACCCGTTCAAGGTCCTCGCGGACTATCGCTCCTATATCGATTGTCAGGAAAAAGTGGATGCAGCCTTCAAGGACAAGCGCAGGTGGGCCCGTATGGCCATCCTGAATACCGCTCGCGTCGGCAAGTTCTCCTCCGACCGCACTATCTCGGAGTACGCCGAGGAGATCTGGAACGTGGATCCGGTCGAGGTCGAATAG
- a CDS encoding SAM-dependent chlorinase/fluorinase: MATPIPLIAILTDFGQSDWYVASMKGVISRIAPNARFVDITHDIEDGNVRSGAFILSQCYEDFPEGSIFLCVVDPGVGSSRKPIILYTGDYYFVAPDNGLLAMLKPTLSRAFEIDPRRFPVKAKSSSTFHGRDIFAPAAAYLASGNLTPSDIAQPLPGLNYGGYEREPVATLPTKGEIVYFDKFGNAISDLYLNELSPLPDEIVLKNGISVPFRKTFSDVPPGEAVAYLGSGSRLEIAINQGCARITLNLERDSDFIAR, encoded by the coding sequence ATGGCCACGCCTATTCCCTTGATCGCCATACTCACAGACTTCGGACAAAGCGACTGGTACGTCGCCTCGATGAAAGGCGTGATCTCGCGAATCGCCCCCAACGCCCGATTCGTCGACATCACCCACGACATCGAAGACGGAAACGTGCGCTCCGGGGCCTTTATCCTTTCCCAATGCTACGAAGACTTCCCGGAAGGCTCGATCTTTCTCTGCGTGGTGGACCCCGGTGTCGGCTCAAGTCGAAAGCCGATCATTCTCTACACGGGCGACTACTATTTCGTGGCCCCCGACAATGGCTTGCTCGCCATGCTCAAACCGACGCTGAGCCGGGCCTTCGAGATCGATCCGCGCCGCTTCCCAGTCAAAGCCAAGAGCAGCTCCACCTTCCACGGTCGAGACATTTTCGCTCCCGCCGCGGCGTATCTGGCCTCCGGAAACCTCACGCCAAGCGACATCGCCCAGCCGCTGCCGGGCCTCAACTACGGAGGGTACGAGCGAGAGCCCGTAGCCACGCTTCCGACAAAAGGCGAGATCGTCTACTTCGACAAGTTCGGCAATGCAATCAGCGATCTCTACCTCAACGAGCTTTCGCCGCTTCCCGACGAGATCGTATTGAAAAACGGGATCAGCGTCCCGTTCCGGAAAACCTTCTCCGACGTGCCCCCAGGCGAAGCGGTGGCCTACCTTGGTTCCGGCTCGCGCCTGGAGATCGCCATCAACCAAGGCTGCGCCCGGATCACCCTCAACCTGGAGCGCGACTCAGACTTTATCGCTCGGTGA
- a CDS encoding anaerobic ribonucleoside-triphosphate reductase activating protein, with the protein MKNWIQRLPLVSVTPFTLQDFPGRSACILWFAGCQMRCPYCHNPDFVLGKCERMDWENTLRFLRNRRRFLEGVTLSGGECLLSSAVEPMIEEIKQLGFQVKVDTNGGSPERLQLLLERGWIDYVALDFKAPLDDYERVTGWDCSELWERSFAALRSSGVSFELRTTVHPEIVDEACVDRMFDYLNTQGYTGTLYLQHFQNAPKTIGSHGAAKRRFRLSDLNREVGFELRFRNFTAHEVRAFEALQPV; encoded by the coding sequence ATGAAGAATTGGATACAACGTCTTCCCCTGGTGTCGGTGACGCCTTTCACCCTGCAGGACTTTCCGGGCAGATCGGCCTGCATCCTCTGGTTCGCTGGATGCCAGATGCGCTGCCCCTATTGTCACAATCCGGACTTCGTTCTCGGCAAATGCGAACGTATGGATTGGGAGAATACGCTGCGTTTTCTAAGAAACAGGCGGCGCTTTCTCGAGGGTGTCACGCTCTCTGGCGGCGAATGCCTCCTGAGTTCCGCGGTGGAGCCGATGATCGAGGAAATCAAGCAGCTCGGCTTCCAGGTGAAGGTCGATACCAACGGAGGTTCGCCGGAGCGCTTGCAGCTGCTCTTGGAGCGAGGATGGATCGACTACGTAGCCCTGGATTTCAAGGCCCCGCTTGATGACTATGAGCGGGTCACGGGTTGGGATTGCTCCGAACTCTGGGAGCGAAGCTTCGCTGCCTTGCGGTCCAGCGGTGTGTCGTTCGAGCTGCGAACGACGGTTCATCCGGAGATCGTGGACGAAGCATGTGTGGACCGGATGTTCGATTATTTGAATACGCAGGGCTATACGGGAACCCTGTATCTGCAGCACTTCCAGAACGCCCCGAAGACCATCGGGAGCCACGGCGCAGCGAAACGACGTTTTCGTCTATCGGATTTAAACCGCGAGGTTGGTTTCGAGCTGCGTTTTCGCAACTTCACGGCACACGAAGTCAGGGCGTTCGAGGCCTTGCAGCCGGTCTGA
- a CDS encoding NAD(P)H-dependent oxidoreductase: MNIAIISSSLNPQSKSRDVARALENQLASAEGVSVDFIDLQELPLPICDGGAAYGDPNTVALNERMESADAYVIATPIYNYGMNAALKNWMELSGRKMEGKVAGILCSAGGAMSYMSPMAIANALMLDFRVIILPRFVYTTGADWDGPELKSEIAGRLQQFGNDFLSLARKLA, translated from the coding sequence ATGAACATCGCCATCATCAGCTCCAGTTTGAATCCGCAAAGCAAAAGCCGCGACGTGGCTCGAGCCCTCGAAAATCAGCTCGCTAGCGCCGAGGGCGTTTCGGTGGACTTCATCGACCTGCAGGAGCTGCCGCTGCCCATCTGCGATGGGGGAGCGGCCTATGGAGATCCCAACACGGTGGCTCTCAACGAGCGCATGGAGAGCGCGGACGCTTACGTGATCGCCACGCCGATCTACAACTACGGGATGAATGCGGCCTTGAAGAACTGGATGGAGCTCTCCGGACGCAAGATGGAAGGCAAGGTCGCTGGCATCCTTTGCTCGGCGGGCGGAGCTATGAGCTACATGTCGCCCATGGCGATAGCCAACGCGCTGATGCTCGATTTTCGCGTGATCATTCTGCCGCGATTCGTGTACACCACCGGAGCGGATTGGGATGGGCCGGAGTTGAAATCTGAGATCGCCGGACGTTTGCAGCAGTTCGGGAACGATTTCCTTTCGCTTGCTCGCAAGCTCGCGTAG
- a CDS encoding RidA family protein — protein MRLVAFFAVCAICAGGCLVEAETVEEPAAFRESNFMSEVEQDAGLPQSVRVGGVVFVSAMTSPGESFERQAKTIYIRLQSCLAQYGLSMRDVAQERVYLGSMSDYEQLVELRRLYYRGNAVPAFSCVQVSGFPQEGALLSIELMAVANPEEEE, from the coding sequence ATGAGGTTAGTAGCGTTTTTTGCGGTCTGCGCGATTTGCGCAGGGGGTTGCTTGGTGGAGGCGGAAACGGTCGAGGAGCCGGCGGCGTTTCGCGAGAGCAACTTCATGTCGGAGGTGGAGCAGGACGCGGGCCTGCCGCAATCGGTCCGGGTGGGCGGCGTGGTATTCGTTTCGGCAATGACCAGCCCCGGCGAGAGTTTCGAGAGGCAGGCGAAGACCATCTACATCCGGCTGCAGTCCTGCCTTGCCCAATATGGGCTGAGCATGCGCGACGTGGCGCAGGAGCGGGTCTACCTGGGCTCGATGTCCGACTACGAGCAGCTCGTGGAGTTGAGGCGCCTCTACTACCGAGGAAACGCGGTGCCGGCTTTCAGCTGCGTGCAGGTTTCCGGCTTTCCGCAAGAGGGCGCCTTGCTGTCCATCGAGCTGATGGCGGTGGCGAATCCGGAGGAAGAGGAGTAG
- a CDS encoding insulinase family protein gives MRTRSLAIVVLLVAIPLSVFAAKRADWPHERSDISPDPSIVWGELENGFGYALKPHRAKQGIISMRLLVEVGSLDEKEDERGVAHFIEHMAFEGTRNFAPGELIAFFQRLGMSYGTDVNAFTYHDKTVYHLELPQKDLSLIRQGLRLFRDYSDGILFSEERVDTEREVISRERQARESPSALVSQESFRFYFDGTRLADRHPIGLQSVVKNVSREQLIEFYQKWYRPDLMTLVVVGDFDVESMQAEIETAFSSMEKPRGKPAKRKLGKLTRSKPFRMGSVDVAGVERFTLELSRPWDDRQRRDNWERRRSDALRSFATSIFNERCRSLIDGMSDNFATYSRIYDLAYCQLTISSGGEYWWEAFIWMDQLLRQATQHGFTPQELERLRENWLKSNRMAAARYETAEPRFLIDDLVDSIASDRVYAGKRDFFEQMQTFIEELKLEEVNAAFREVWESKRLAYFAAGDFKQPFDTDLLKARIKGDRKFVVMPYVPNFAESFQYSNFGTPGTVVEETELTEIGAKTFRFSNNARLTLMRTENEKDTVRALVRVGGGMLAFTDSNPGTHALAMPALFRSGFGNHDIEDVYQELRDNVSSFVFGVEDHDAFTYRALAPTDGLDEFLKIVAEYLLDPRVDRDAFELAQSKLTQSRELEPDGMNEGYRDLYRLIYPDQPRFHAPSLRDIEQVDPSEISAWLGDSFKRGYLEVALVGDVNEDEVVELVAQTLGALPMREDHKSAFDSARRLRVTPQTGKRLIEYQNGKGDNAASVIVWTIQEELTQRESAALYVLSSVLETRIREKVREEMGATYAPTVSYVTFSAYETLRHVRADIDCLKQDAGKILDAVLEISDELASTAISDDEVRKAVAPMEEGLRQAWKDNGYLLEHVLYGLQEYPEVLENAIRYRDGLLSSMTAEEVQAVAKRFLKRDQALAVAIVPAMTANLAERPVWSREFRSGASEDK, from the coding sequence ATGAGAACGCGGAGTCTAGCGATCGTCGTACTGCTGGTAGCGATTCCCTTGTCGGTGTTCGCTGCCAAGCGGGCCGATTGGCCGCATGAGCGCAGCGACATTTCGCCGGACCCGTCCATCGTTTGGGGCGAGCTGGAAAACGGGTTTGGCTACGCTCTGAAGCCCCATCGGGCGAAGCAGGGCATCATCAGCATGCGTCTGCTGGTGGAGGTCGGCTCGTTGGACGAAAAGGAGGACGAGCGTGGGGTGGCCCATTTCATCGAGCATATGGCCTTCGAGGGCACGCGAAACTTCGCTCCTGGCGAGCTGATCGCCTTCTTTCAGCGGCTCGGCATGAGTTATGGGACCGATGTCAATGCCTTCACTTACCATGACAAGACGGTCTATCATCTCGAGCTGCCGCAAAAGGATCTGTCCCTGATTCGGCAGGGCTTGCGGCTTTTTCGCGACTACTCCGATGGCATCCTCTTCAGTGAGGAACGAGTGGATACGGAGCGCGAGGTGATTTCACGGGAGCGTCAGGCCAGAGAGTCGCCTAGCGCCTTGGTTTCGCAGGAATCGTTTCGCTTCTATTTCGATGGCACACGGCTGGCCGACCGGCATCCGATCGGGTTGCAGTCGGTGGTGAAGAACGTATCGCGCGAGCAGTTGATCGAGTTTTACCAAAAGTGGTACCGGCCGGACCTCATGACTTTGGTGGTGGTGGGCGACTTCGATGTGGAATCGATGCAGGCGGAGATCGAGACCGCGTTTTCATCCATGGAGAAGCCTCGCGGAAAACCTGCCAAGCGCAAGTTGGGGAAGCTGACTCGATCGAAGCCGTTTCGCATGGGCTCGGTGGATGTCGCTGGCGTGGAGCGATTCACGCTAGAGCTCTCTCGGCCCTGGGACGATCGCCAGCGGCGCGACAATTGGGAGCGTCGTCGAAGCGATGCGCTTCGCTCGTTCGCGACCTCCATCTTCAACGAGCGCTGCCGTTCGCTTATCGACGGGATGAGCGACAATTTCGCGACCTATAGCCGCATCTACGATCTGGCCTATTGCCAGCTGACCATCAGTTCCGGCGGCGAGTACTGGTGGGAGGCGTTCATCTGGATGGATCAGCTCTTGAGGCAGGCCACGCAGCACGGGTTCACCCCACAGGAATTGGAACGCCTGCGCGAAAACTGGCTGAAGAGCAATCGCATGGCGGCCGCTCGCTACGAGACTGCCGAACCCCGATTTCTGATTGACGATCTGGTGGATTCCATCGCTTCGGATCGGGTCTATGCGGGAAAGCGCGACTTTTTCGAGCAGATGCAAACCTTCATCGAGGAGCTGAAACTGGAGGAGGTGAACGCCGCCTTTCGCGAGGTGTGGGAATCCAAACGACTCGCGTATTTCGCGGCAGGAGACTTCAAGCAGCCTTTTGATACGGACCTTCTGAAAGCGCGAATCAAGGGGGATCGGAAGTTTGTAGTGATGCCCTACGTGCCGAATTTCGCCGAGTCGTTTCAGTATTCAAATTTCGGAACGCCCGGAACGGTGGTCGAGGAAACGGAACTCACGGAAATCGGAGCGAAGACTTTTCGTTTTTCCAACAACGCCCGCCTAACGCTGATGCGTACCGAAAACGAGAAGGATACGGTGCGGGCCTTGGTGCGGGTGGGCGGAGGCATGCTCGCGTTTACCGATAGCAACCCTGGCACGCATGCCTTGGCGATGCCCGCTCTGTTTCGCAGCGGTTTTGGAAACCATGATATCGAGGACGTGTATCAGGAACTTCGAGACAATGTTTCTTCCTTCGTCTTCGGAGTGGAGGATCATGACGCGTTCACCTACCGCGCTCTGGCCCCAACCGATGGTTTGGACGAGTTCCTGAAGATCGTCGCCGAATACCTTCTCGATCCGCGGGTGGATCGGGACGCCTTCGAGCTCGCTCAATCCAAGCTGACCCAATCAAGGGAGTTGGAGCCGGACGGCATGAACGAAGGATATCGCGATCTCTATCGGCTCATCTATCCCGATCAGCCCCGCTTTCATGCTCCGTCTTTGCGAGATATCGAGCAGGTCGATCCTTCGGAAATCAGCGCGTGGCTTGGCGACTCGTTCAAGCGTGGATATTTGGAAGTCGCTCTGGTCGGGGATGTGAACGAAGACGAAGTGGTCGAGCTCGTCGCTCAAACCTTGGGAGCATTGCCGATGAGGGAGGATCACAAAAGCGCCTTCGATTCCGCTCGAAGGCTGAGAGTGACGCCGCAAACGGGAAAACGGCTCATCGAATACCAGAATGGAAAGGGCGACAATGCGGCGTCGGTCATCGTCTGGACGATTCAGGAGGAGCTTACGCAGCGCGAAAGCGCCGCGTTGTATGTGCTGAGTTCCGTATTGGAGACGAGAATACGCGAGAAGGTTCGCGAAGAGATGGGGGCGACCTACGCTCCCACGGTGAGCTACGTCACGTTTTCGGCCTACGAAACCCTTCGCCACGTGAGAGCGGATATCGATTGTCTAAAGCAGGACGCGGGAAAGATCCTGGATGCGGTTCTTGAGATCTCGGATGAACTGGCGTCTACGGCGATTTCGGATGATGAAGTGCGCAAGGCGGTGGCGCCGATGGAAGAGGGGCTGAGACAGGCATGGAAGGACAATGGCTATCTTCTGGAGCATGTCCTGTACGGGTTGCAGGAGTATCCTGAAGTATTGGAAAACGCGATACGCTATCGCGATGGTTTGCTTTCGAGCATGACTGCCGAGGAAGTGCAGGCAGTAGCGAAGCGCTTTCTGAAACGCGACCAAGCCTTGGCGGTAGCGATCGTGCCGGCGATGACGGCCAACTTGGCGGAGCGGCCGGTCTGGAGTCGGGAGTTTCGCTCCGGGGCATCGGAGGACAAGTAG